The DNA segment GAACGATGGCCTCTCCGCCAGCATCTGTAATTTTTTTAATCGCAGCATCGCTAAAAGCTGTTGCTGTTATTTTGACCGCTTTTGTAATATCGCCATTGGCTAATACCTTTACCGGTTTTAAGGCGGAACGAATCAATCCGTTTTCTTTCAGGACAAAAGAATCAATCTCTGACGCGCCGCATTTTTCTAAAGAACTGACATTAACAATCTGAACTTCATTCCGAAATTTTAAATTAGAAAATCCGCGCTTTGGGAGTTGGCGTTGAATTGGCATTTGTCCACCCTCAAACCATGGACGCCTTTTACTTCCACTTCTTGAATGATATCCGTTATGCCCGCGGCCTCCGGTTTTACCAAGACCTGTGCCGGGCCCGCGACCTCTGCGTTTTTTGGAATGGGTTGATCCAGATGAAGGTTTTAATTGGCCTAACTTCATACGTC comes from the Candidatus Neomarinimicrobiota bacterium genome and includes:
- the rplO gene encoding 50S ribosomal protein L15; this translates as MKLGQLKPSSGSTHSKKRRGRGPGTGLGKTGGRGHNGYHSRSGSKRRPWFEGGQMPIQRQLPKRGFSNLKFRNEVQIVNVSSLEKCGASEIDSFVLKENGLIRSALKPVKVLANGDITKAVKITATAFSDAAIKKITDAGGEAIVQ